One stretch of Bradyrhizobium canariense DNA includes these proteins:
- a CDS encoding dihydroorotate dehydrogenase-like protein — MDLTTRYMGLQLKNPLVASASPLTGELDSLKRLEDAGAAALILPSLFQEEIEAETARYEHLTSVHDDSWPEGLSNFPKLADAQHGPHEYLELVRRARRAAGVPVIASLNGISDEGWTSYARQLEQAGANGLELNIYFIAADLATTGRDVEQRYLDILQSVRAAVSIPIAIKLSPYFSAVGNMAMALEDAGADGLVLFNRFYQPDLDLTRLQVLTDLKLSEPNEIRLPLLWLAVLAGRTKASLAASTGVTSADEVVKYLLVGADVVMTTSSLLRQGPGHMATLLSGLEKWLDAREFDSLRHVSGIMSQRGMRDPQAFERSNYVKILQGYRQPDRSTTGQPAAPVPSRTDGAKPNRILG; from the coding sequence ATGGATTTGACGACACGCTATATGGGACTTCAGCTCAAAAACCCGCTGGTGGCATCCGCGTCGCCGCTAACGGGAGAGCTCGACTCGCTGAAGCGGCTTGAGGATGCAGGCGCCGCCGCCCTGATCCTGCCTTCGCTTTTCCAGGAAGAGATCGAAGCGGAGACCGCCCGCTACGAGCATCTAACCAGCGTACACGACGACAGTTGGCCGGAGGGTCTCAGCAATTTTCCGAAACTGGCCGACGCGCAGCATGGGCCGCACGAATATCTCGAACTCGTTCGCCGGGCCCGGCGGGCGGCCGGGGTGCCGGTGATCGCAAGCCTGAACGGTATCAGCGACGAAGGTTGGACCTCCTACGCCAGGCAGCTCGAGCAGGCCGGCGCGAACGGGCTCGAACTCAATATCTATTTCATTGCAGCCGATCTTGCGACGACCGGCCGCGATGTCGAGCAGCGTTACCTCGACATCCTGCAATCGGTGCGGGCGGCGGTCTCGATTCCGATCGCGATCAAGCTCAGTCCCTATTTCAGTGCCGTCGGCAACATGGCTATGGCGCTTGAGGACGCTGGAGCCGACGGCTTGGTGCTGTTCAATCGGTTCTATCAGCCCGATCTCGATCTGACGCGCCTGCAGGTGCTGACCGATCTCAAGCTCAGCGAGCCGAACGAGATTCGGCTCCCTCTGCTCTGGCTTGCTGTCCTCGCAGGACGAACGAAGGCTTCTCTCGCGGCCAGTACCGGCGTGACCAGCGCCGACGAGGTTGTGAAATATCTTTTGGTTGGAGCCGACGTCGTGATGACCACCTCGTCGTTGTTGCGACAAGGCCCCGGTCATATGGCCACTTTGCTCTCCGGGCTGGAGAAGTGGCTCGACGCAAGAGAATTCGATTCCCTGAGGCATGTCAGCGGAATCATGAGTCAGCGAGGCATGCGGGACCCCCAGGCATTCGAGCGCTCCAACTACGTCAAGATCCTGCAAGGATATCGCCAGCCCGATCGGTCGACGACCGGACAGCCGGCAGCCCCTGTTCCATCGCGCACCGACGGAGCGAAGCCAAACCGGATTCTGGGATAA
- a CDS encoding ABC transporter permease translates to MGKAENILWLGIKELRSFLHDFVLLGFVIYAFSLAIIMQARSNSQELHNASIAFVDEDNSELSRRIAHAFLPPYFQSPQQIVEKDIVSLMNKGKYTFGIDIPPDFEQYVLAGKRPEIQIDVDATAMVQAGLGSGYAQQIITTEVADFLSHSEGVPLSPVNLDVRIAFNPNITTAWFTTVMGIINNVTMLAIILAGAAIVREREHGTMDHLLVMPLTPFEIAMSKVWANGLVITVAVGLSLYVVIRGMLAIPIAGSIPLFMIGVVIYLFFATAIGIFLGTVARSMPQLGLLYMLVYLPMNMLSGSNTPLESMPPWLATVMQASPSTHFVLFAQSILYRGAGIDVVWPQFLAVAVVGGLFFSFAILRFRSVAAQSA, encoded by the coding sequence GTGGGCAAGGCTGAAAATATATTATGGCTCGGGATAAAGGAGCTGCGGAGCTTTCTCCATGATTTCGTGTTGTTGGGATTCGTAATTTATGCGTTCTCCCTTGCTATCATCATGCAGGCACGGAGCAATTCCCAGGAATTGCACAACGCCTCGATTGCTTTCGTCGATGAGGACAATTCAGAACTCTCGCGCCGCATAGCCCATGCATTTCTTCCGCCTTACTTCCAGTCGCCGCAGCAGATCGTCGAGAAGGATATCGTGTCCTTGATGAACAAGGGAAAATACACCTTCGGTATCGATATCCCTCCCGACTTCGAACAATATGTCCTTGCCGGGAAGCGACCAGAGATCCAGATCGACGTCGATGCGACCGCGATGGTGCAGGCCGGCCTCGGATCCGGTTACGCCCAGCAGATCATCACCACCGAGGTGGCGGACTTTCTCTCCCATTCGGAGGGAGTCCCATTGTCACCGGTCAATCTCGACGTTCGGATCGCGTTCAATCCGAATATCACGACGGCGTGGTTCACGACCGTGATGGGGATCATCAACAACGTGACCATGCTGGCCATCATCCTCGCGGGAGCGGCGATCGTTCGGGAGCGCGAACACGGTACCATGGATCACCTCCTTGTTATGCCCTTGACGCCCTTCGAAATCGCGATGTCCAAGGTCTGGGCCAATGGATTGGTGATTACGGTCGCGGTGGGTCTATCCCTCTACGTCGTCATTCGCGGGATGCTCGCAATACCGATCGCGGGCTCAATTCCGCTGTTCATGATCGGGGTCGTGATCTATCTGTTTTTTGCCACCGCGATCGGCATCTTCCTAGGCACCGTGGCGCGGTCGATGCCGCAGCTTGGGCTGCTGTACATGTTGGTCTACCTGCCAATGAATATGCTGTCTGGAAGCAACACGCCGCTCGAGAGCATGCCGCCATGGCTTGCGACCGTGATGCAAGCGTCGCCCTCGACCCACTTCGTGCTGTTTGCACAGTCGATCCTTTACCGTGGCGCTGGCATCGACGTGGTCTGGCCGCAATTTCTGGCGGTAGCCGTGGTCGGAGGATTGTTTTTTAGCTTTGCCATTTTGCGTTTCCGCTCGGTTGCCGCGCAATCGGCCTGA
- the rbbA gene encoding ribosome-associated ATPase/putative transporter RbbA, with amino-acid sequence MIARESSVAHVEDITQRYGKVVALDHVTIDLPAGCMVGLIGPDGVGKSSLLSMIAGARQIQSGRVIVLDSDMADPRSRADICPRIAYMPQGLGKNLYADLSVRENIEFFGRLFGQSRAKRDAMISELLWSTGLAPFSERMAKKLSGGMRQKLGLCCCLIHDPDLLILDEPTTGVDPLSRRRFWELIDQMRSRREGMSVLVATAYMEEARFDWLVAMNAGKVLGTGTSADLKAKTNTPSLEDAFIALLPEQARRGHKALQISPRRIIDADPVIVARDLTCRFGDFTAVDKVNFTIEQGEIFGFVGSNGCGKSTTMKMLTGLLPPSEGAALLFGKPLDPSDMNSRYRVGYMSQSFSLYTELTVQQNLELHAHLFHIPAEKARVRIAGLVDSFGLKDYFDQRTLDLPLGIRQRVSLAVAIVHEPEILILDEPTSGVDPLARDRFWEILIDLSRNQGVTIFISTHFMNEAERCDRISLMDSGHVLATDTPAGLVKARGAASLEDAFIGYLEEATRERSAATAPAPPVRAAEVALPAPMRSLFSLRRLLAYTIRESLELLRDPIRLGFSLFGTTLLMLVFGFGVSTDVNNLSFAVLDQDQSPESRAYLEELRGSAYFVEKPSIADDKELISRLRSGDIKAAVEIPPNFGLDIKRGRPAWVSALVDGAMPFRAETIRGYLQGMHQLYLVDPTIYTTALVAPPPSGIEIRFKYNQDFDSIYAMVPSNIALLLGLFPAILMALAIVREKELGSITNLYVTPVSRIEFLLGKQLPYIAVAMANFTLMLLMAIFVFDVPLKGSFPVLLFGVLIYVTAMTAYGMLISVFTSTQIAALFGTAILTVLPATQFAGMMTPVSSLATGAQIMGRAFPMTYFVPISVGAFTKGLGIGDLWTDLVALAVFVPVLALLSVLMLRKQER; translated from the coding sequence ATGATCGCTCGCGAAAGCTCGGTCGCTCATGTCGAGGACATCACGCAGCGATATGGCAAGGTGGTCGCCCTCGATCATGTCACGATTGATCTGCCCGCGGGCTGCATGGTTGGGTTGATCGGGCCGGACGGCGTCGGCAAATCGTCTTTGCTGAGTATGATCGCAGGGGCGCGCCAAATCCAGTCAGGGCGCGTTATCGTCCTTGACAGCGACATGGCGGATCCCAGATCTCGGGCTGATATCTGCCCGCGTATTGCCTACATGCCGCAGGGATTGGGCAAGAATCTTTATGCGGACCTCAGCGTCCGCGAGAACATCGAGTTCTTCGGGCGCTTGTTTGGACAATCGCGCGCCAAACGTGACGCGATGATCTCCGAGCTTTTGTGGAGCACCGGCCTTGCGCCATTTTCCGAAAGGATGGCGAAGAAATTGTCCGGAGGCATGCGCCAGAAGCTTGGGCTTTGTTGCTGTCTGATCCATGATCCCGATCTGCTGATTCTTGACGAGCCAACCACCGGTGTCGATCCGCTCTCTCGCCGCAGGTTCTGGGAGCTGATCGACCAGATGCGCTCTCGCCGCGAGGGGATGAGCGTGCTGGTCGCGACGGCCTATATGGAAGAGGCGCGGTTCGACTGGCTGGTGGCCATGAATGCCGGCAAGGTGCTGGGAACCGGCACTTCCGCCGATCTGAAAGCCAAAACCAATACCCCCTCTCTGGAGGATGCGTTCATCGCGTTACTCCCGGAACAGGCGCGGCGTGGACACAAGGCATTGCAAATATCGCCGCGTCGCATCATCGATGCCGATCCCGTCATCGTTGCACGCGATCTCACCTGCCGTTTTGGCGATTTTACCGCGGTCGACAAAGTAAATTTTACGATCGAGCAAGGCGAGATCTTCGGTTTTGTCGGATCGAATGGCTGCGGCAAATCCACGACCATGAAAATGTTGACCGGGCTGCTGCCTCCCAGCGAAGGCGCGGCGTTGCTGTTCGGAAAGCCTCTCGATCCATCCGACATGAATTCACGCTACCGCGTCGGCTACATGTCACAATCGTTCTCCCTCTACACCGAACTTACCGTGCAACAAAATCTTGAGCTCCATGCGCACCTGTTCCACATACCGGCGGAGAAGGCGCGAGTCAGGATCGCGGGCTTGGTGGATAGTTTTGGCCTCAAGGATTATTTCGATCAGCGGACGCTTGATCTGCCGCTGGGGATTCGGCAGCGAGTGTCCCTGGCGGTCGCAATCGTTCACGAACCGGAGATCCTTATCCTCGACGAGCCGACATCGGGAGTTGATCCGCTGGCTCGCGACCGGTTTTGGGAAATTCTGATCGATCTGTCGCGCAATCAAGGCGTGACGATCTTCATCTCTACGCATTTCATGAATGAGGCGGAGCGCTGCGATCGAATTTCCTTGATGGATTCCGGGCATGTATTGGCCACGGATACACCGGCAGGATTGGTCAAGGCACGCGGCGCCGCGTCTCTCGAAGACGCTTTCATCGGCTATCTCGAGGAAGCGACCCGTGAGCGCTCCGCCGCTACCGCACCCGCGCCGCCGGTCAGGGCCGCTGAAGTGGCGCTGCCGGCGCCGATGCGCTCGTTGTTCAGCTTGCGGCGTCTGCTCGCCTATACGATCCGCGAATCCCTCGAGCTGTTGCGTGATCCGATCCGGCTCGGTTTCAGCCTGTTCGGAACCACGCTGCTGATGCTGGTGTTCGGCTTCGGCGTTTCCACGGACGTCAATAATCTTTCCTTCGCAGTGCTGGATCAGGATCAGTCTCCCGAGAGCCGCGCTTATCTCGAGGAGCTCAGAGGCTCCGCCTATTTCGTCGAGAAGCCGTCGATCGCCGACGACAAGGAATTGATCAGCCGTCTCAGGAGCGGAGACATCAAGGCGGCGGTTGAAATTCCGCCGAACTTCGGTCTCGATATCAAGCGCGGGCGTCCCGCATGGGTCAGCGCATTGGTCGATGGCGCCATGCCGTTTCGTGCGGAAACCATCCGTGGCTATCTGCAAGGCATGCATCAATTGTATCTTGTGGATCCAACCATCTATACGACGGCGCTTGTCGCGCCGCCTCCCTCCGGTATCGAGATCAGGTTCAAATACAATCAGGATTTCGACAGCATTTATGCGATGGTTCCATCAAACATCGCGCTGCTGCTCGGGTTGTTTCCGGCGATCCTGATGGCTCTTGCCATCGTCCGGGAAAAGGAACTCGGATCGATCACCAACCTTTATGTAACGCCGGTCAGCCGGATTGAATTCCTGTTGGGCAAGCAACTTCCCTACATTGCGGTCGCAATGGCAAATTTTACGCTGATGTTGCTGATGGCCATTTTTGTTTTTGATGTTCCGCTGAAAGGAAGCTTTCCAGTCCTTTTGTTCGGCGTCCTGATCTACGTTACCGCGATGACGGCATACGGCATGCTGATTTCCGTTTTCACAAGTACACAGATCGCGGCTCTCTTTGGAACAGCTATTTTGACGGTTCTGCCGGCCACCCAATTCGCAGGCATGATGACGCCGGTGTCCTCCCTCGCTACCGGAGCGCAAATCATGGGCCGGGCATTCCCGATGACTTACTTCGTGCCGATCAGCGTCGGTGCCTTCACCAAAGGACTCGGAATTGGAGATCTCTGGACGGACCTCGTGGCTTTGGCCGTGTTCGTGCCCGTGCTGGCGCTATTGAGCGTTCTGATGTTGCGGAAACAGGAGCGTTAG
- a CDS encoding HlyD family secretion protein, with the protein MARPAPAIVVIGYSSSGIASAQATRSPSIEEASVRPQFDLLRAANQPAAEVAKREPGATVSEAGDQMNEEVKSAAKAPEGAQPPPTEKRELVLVPQQHVMKVAPSAEKATPARRRWLRLALVLAVVIGGAGGGLYWWLHLQPQLPPGIAFGNGRIEAQEIDIDTKFPGRIAEILADAGDMVKAGQVVARMDTRDLSASLKKSQASVSQAQQAIKEANANVVQQKSLLLLAQQEFDRASVLLQRGAQTKEVVDQRQQALDAANAALKAAQDRVAESQHAMEASTHDVELNEVNIADNTLVAPTEGRIQYRIANIGEVLPSGGKVFTMLDISYVYMDVYLPTNAAGKVKIGSDARIVLDAIPKLAIPAKVSFVATQAQFTPKTVETQSERDTLMFRIRAKIDPDRLRVHAEKVRSGLPGVTYLLLDATTAWPARLQGSATP; encoded by the coding sequence TTGGCGCGTCCGGCACCTGCTATTGTGGTTATTGGATACAGCAGCAGCGGCATCGCGAGTGCACAGGCGACTCGATCTCCATCAATTGAGGAAGCGTCAGTTCGGCCTCAATTCGATCTGTTGCGCGCTGCAAATCAACCTGCTGCCGAAGTAGCAAAGCGCGAACCAGGCGCGACTGTTTCAGAGGCAGGAGACCAGATGAACGAAGAGGTAAAGTCGGCCGCGAAAGCGCCTGAGGGAGCCCAACCTCCGCCGACAGAGAAGCGTGAGCTCGTTCTGGTTCCGCAACAACACGTGATGAAGGTCGCGCCTTCGGCTGAGAAGGCGACGCCGGCTCGCAGGCGCTGGCTTCGGCTTGCGCTGGTTTTGGCTGTCGTGATCGGCGGTGCCGGCGGTGGGCTTTACTGGTGGCTGCATTTGCAGCCTCAATTGCCCCCGGGCATCGCTTTCGGTAACGGTCGAATCGAGGCTCAGGAGATCGACATCGACACTAAATTCCCCGGGCGCATCGCCGAAATCCTCGCTGATGCCGGTGATATGGTCAAGGCTGGTCAGGTCGTGGCGCGGATGGACACCAGGGATCTATCGGCCTCGCTCAAGAAATCCCAGGCGTCAGTTTCCCAAGCGCAGCAAGCCATCAAGGAGGCCAACGCGAACGTCGTTCAGCAGAAAAGCCTGCTGTTATTGGCCCAGCAAGAGTTTGATCGGGCGAGCGTCCTTTTGCAGAGGGGTGCCCAGACCAAGGAAGTTGTAGATCAGCGTCAGCAGGCGCTGGACGCAGCCAACGCAGCCTTGAAGGCTGCGCAGGACAGGGTGGCGGAATCCCAGCACGCAATGGAAGCCAGCACCCATGACGTCGAACTCAACGAGGTCAACATCGCCGACAATACGCTCGTCGCACCTACGGAAGGACGCATTCAGTATCGCATCGCCAATATCGGTGAGGTGCTTCCCTCAGGCGGCAAGGTATTCACTATGCTCGACATCAGCTATGTCTACATGGATGTCTATCTGCCGACGAACGCCGCTGGTAAGGTCAAGATCGGGTCTGACGCGCGCATCGTGCTTGATGCCATTCCGAAGCTCGCCATACCCGCAAAAGTGTCGTTCGTCGCGACCCAGGCGCAGTTCACGCCGAAGACGGTAGAGACGCAAAGCGAGCGCGATACCCTGATGTTCCGCATCAGGGCGAAAATCGATCCCGATCGTCTACGCGTTCACGCCGAGAAGGTGAGAAGCGGTCTTCCCGGCGTTACTTATTTGCTGCTTGATGCCACGACCGCCTGGCCAGCGCGATTGCAAGGAAGCGCCACTCCATGA
- a CDS encoding Crp/Fnr family transcriptional regulator, with the protein MSKAQTDQDLRSNQLLDALAPDSRKRIDPYLEPMEFKLGAMVCDAGGLLKHAYFPRGSVLSLLTVLENGAAIETANIGREGAFGLFAAMYSRVSFNRCIAQLEGHTVRCPIELLQHEFQISEHVRNLFVSYSETLLSQVQQTVACNSMHTTEERMCRWLLMMHDRAEGVALPYTHEFLSQILGANRKSVTLAAQSMQAAGLISYHRGAIQVLDRRGLEKASCECYAIVKERFDAFLTPPSTAVRSHSKA; encoded by the coding sequence ATGTCGAAAGCGCAAACGGATCAAGATTTGCGGAGCAATCAACTGCTCGACGCTCTGGCGCCGGACAGCCGCAAACGAATCGACCCTTATTTGGAGCCGATGGAATTCAAGCTCGGCGCGATGGTTTGCGATGCGGGCGGTCTGCTCAAGCACGCCTATTTTCCCCGAGGGTCCGTTCTGTCTCTGCTGACCGTGCTGGAGAATGGTGCGGCCATCGAGACGGCCAATATCGGGCGCGAAGGCGCTTTCGGGCTCTTCGCCGCCATGTACAGCCGGGTTTCCTTCAATCGATGCATCGCGCAACTAGAGGGTCACACAGTCCGCTGTCCGATCGAACTGCTGCAGCATGAATTCCAGATCAGCGAGCATGTACGCAACCTCTTCGTGAGCTATTCGGAGACGCTGTTGTCACAGGTTCAGCAGACGGTCGCCTGCAATTCGATGCATACAACGGAAGAGCGGATGTGCCGCTGGCTCCTTATGATGCATGACCGCGCCGAGGGAGTAGCGCTTCCGTACACGCATGAGTTCCTGTCGCAGATATTGGGCGCCAACCGGAAATCCGTGACGCTGGCGGCTCAGTCGATGCAGGCGGCTGGCCTCATCAGCTACCATCGGGGCGCGATCCAGGTCCTTGATCGCAGGGGCCTCGAGAAGGCGTCATGTGAATGCTATGCCATCGTCAAGGAGCGATTTGATGCGTTCCTGACACCGCCCTCGACCGCAGTGCGAAGTCATAGCAAGGCGTGA
- a CDS encoding response regulator — protein MTNEAAVRAPAVILIVEDDSLLRELAVEIVEEAGFITLEAGDAAEAVGLLETRTDIAVVFTDINMPGRVDGTRLAYMVSERWPSIKILVSSGQARLQQCNLPSNSAFLGKPYRGQAVIAQLHSLVGAAEISVQI, from the coding sequence GTGACGAACGAAGCAGCAGTCAGAGCGCCGGCTGTCATCTTAATTGTAGAAGATGATTCGTTGCTGCGGGAACTTGCCGTCGAAATCGTCGAGGAGGCCGGCTTCATTACGCTGGAGGCTGGCGATGCCGCAGAAGCCGTTGGCTTGCTTGAGACTCGGACGGATATCGCCGTCGTGTTCACCGACATCAACATGCCCGGACGCGTGGACGGGACAAGGTTGGCTTATATGGTGAGTGAGCGCTGGCCGTCGATAAAGATCCTTGTCTCCTCAGGCCAGGCTCGGCTGCAGCAATGCAATCTGCCGTCGAACAGCGCATTTCTCGGAAAGCCGTATCGGGGGCAGGCAGTGATCGCCCAACTTCATTCGCTGGTCGGTGCTGCCGAAATATCAGTTCAGATCTGA
- a CDS encoding general stress protein → MAGVAQPNLGSKINTEKPATAELRLWRAPNGDMGNRRHDPPYPSRRIPMENNETVIAVFADHPAAETAIKKLTAAGFEMKNLSVVGKGYHTDEKVVGFYNTGDRVKFWGTRGAFWGGFWGLFLGGLFITVPVVGPVVVLGYIATIVIAGIENAVIVGGISALAAALYSIGVPKDSVIQYETELKTDRFLVLAHGPAAEIAHAKTILGTVNPSRVDVHTKAAEPAVAAIG, encoded by the coding sequence TTGGCGGGGGTCGCCCAACCTAACCTTGGTTCAAAGATCAACACTGAGAAACCCGCAACGGCCGAGTTGCGCCTTTGGCGTGCGCCCAATGGCGATATGGGCAACCGGCGCCACGATCCACCTTACCCCTCAAGGAGAATACCGATGGAAAATAACGAGACAGTCATCGCCGTCTTCGCCGACCATCCCGCAGCCGAAACGGCGATCAAGAAGCTGACTGCCGCTGGCTTCGAAATGAAGAACCTCAGTGTGGTCGGCAAGGGCTATCACACTGACGAAAAGGTTGTCGGATTCTACAACACTGGCGATCGGGTCAAGTTCTGGGGCACGCGCGGTGCATTCTGGGGCGGCTTCTGGGGCTTGTTCCTGGGTGGGCTGTTCATAACCGTTCCGGTTGTCGGACCAGTTGTCGTGCTCGGCTACATCGCTACGATTGTGATTGCCGGTATCGAGAATGCCGTCATTGTCGGCGGGATAAGTGCCCTCGCCGCGGCGCTCTACAGCATTGGCGTGCCGAAGGACAGCGTGATCCAATATGAAACCGAGCTGAAAACCGACCGCTTTCTAGTGCTGGCTCACGGCCCGGCGGCGGAAATTGCCCACGCCAAGACGATCCTCGGCACAGTCAACCCTTCGCGCGTCGATGTGCATACCAAGGCAGCAGAGCCCGCCGTCGCTGCTATCGGCTGA
- a CDS encoding zinc-dependent alcohol dehydrogenase, whose protein sequence is MAGKMQVAVVEHFGKPLLQQEWEIPSPGPGQILVKTEACGVCHTDLHAATGDWPLKPKLPFIPGHEAIGRVAAVGAGVKIVREGDRVGVPWLYSACGHCEHCLAAWETVCAEAEFGGYTRNGGFAEYVIADPNYVAHIPDGLDPKLAAPLICAGITTYKGIKETKARAGEWIVISGAGGLGHLAIQYAKVMGLRVCAVDIDDGKLALAKKMGADFVVNAKHGEPEEAVKKGTSGGAHGVLITAPSLGAFKQGVGMTRKRGTCVLVGLPPGDFPVPLFDVVANCITIRGSFVGNREDMAETLAFAAEGKIEADIELQPLSAINEIFDRLEHGKVAGRIVLDFVGTKPDDRQAKNPAIRKSEPITAN, encoded by the coding sequence ATGGCCGGTAAAATGCAGGTCGCCGTCGTCGAGCACTTCGGTAAACCGCTGCTGCAGCAGGAGTGGGAGATTCCGTCGCCCGGCCCGGGCCAGATTTTGGTCAAGACCGAGGCCTGCGGCGTGTGTCACACCGACCTCCATGCCGCGACGGGCGACTGGCCGCTGAAGCCGAAGCTGCCGTTCATTCCCGGTCACGAAGCCATCGGCCGCGTCGCTGCGGTCGGAGCCGGGGTCAAGATCGTCAGGGAAGGTGACCGGGTTGGAGTGCCGTGGCTCTACTCGGCCTGCGGTCATTGCGAACATTGCTTGGCGGCCTGGGAGACGGTCTGCGCCGAAGCGGAATTCGGAGGTTATACGAGGAACGGTGGCTTCGCCGAGTACGTCATCGCCGATCCGAACTACGTCGCCCATATCCCTGATGGACTCGATCCCAAGCTGGCGGCGCCGTTGATCTGCGCCGGCATCACCACCTATAAGGGAATCAAGGAGACAAAGGCGAGGGCGGGCGAGTGGATCGTCATCTCCGGTGCCGGCGGCCTTGGGCATCTTGCGATTCAATATGCCAAGGTGATGGGCCTTCGGGTCTGCGCTGTCGATATCGACGACGGCAAGCTTGCACTTGCCAAGAAGATGGGCGCTGACTTCGTTGTCAATGCCAAGCATGGCGAGCCGGAAGAGGCAGTCAAGAAAGGCACCAGCGGTGGCGCCCACGGCGTCCTGATTACCGCGCCCTCGCTCGGCGCGTTCAAGCAGGGTGTCGGCATGACGCGTAAGCGCGGCACCTGTGTGCTGGTAGGACTGCCGCCGGGTGATTTTCCCGTTCCTTTATTTGACGTTGTCGCGAACTGCATCACCATTCGTGGCTCCTTCGTGGGCAATCGTGAGGATATGGCCGAGACGCTGGCCTTCGCCGCCGAAGGCAAGATCGAGGCTGATATCGAGCTGCAACCGCTGTCGGCGATCAATGAAATCTTCGACAGGCTTGAGCACGGAAAGGTGGCGGGCCGTATCGTGCTCGACTTCGTCGGTACCAAGCCAGACGATCGCCAGGCCAAAAATCCCGCCATCAGAAAGTCTGAACCCATCACCGCGAATTGA
- a CDS encoding NAD(P)(+) transhydrogenase (Re/Si-specific) subunit beta, whose protein sequence is MMTIIPQLIIGVTDLAAAFLFMYGLKRMSSPVTAPSGILVAGVGMLVAVLASFLYAFNIGAAARPFLLVNIGLAVTALLVGGGVAWWSGKKVAMTAMPQMVALYNGMGGGAAAAIAAVELFGNKAGGVTQLVVTLIGALIGAVSLSGSLIAWAKLDGVISKPFRIRGQQVFNALVASATVGIGGYIVCVMQGVITSPVATPDLIYLFFGFALLFGVLMTLPIGGADMPVVISIYNAFTGLAVGLEGFVLQNPALMIAGMVVGAAGMLLTLLMAKAMNRSISNILFTNFGAAVKHKQGDIKGSLKPVEAGDAGIFMRYASSVIIVPGYGLAVAQGQQKLYEFVKLLQAAGVSVKFAVHPVAGRMPGQMDVLLAEAGVPYDLIFQLEDINDEFANSDVALVIGANDVVNPAARTDKSSPIYGMPILNADKAKKVYVVKRGQGKGYADIVNALFYGDNCDMVYGDAAAVLTKMIEAVRALGTKAAA, encoded by the coding sequence ATGATGACGATTATCCCGCAACTCATTATTGGCGTCACAGATCTGGCGGCAGCCTTTCTCTTCATGTACGGCCTCAAGCGCATGTCCTCCCCTGTGACCGCCCCCTCGGGGATCTTGGTTGCCGGCGTTGGCATGCTGGTCGCCGTCCTGGCGAGTTTCCTCTATGCCTTCAATATCGGCGCAGCTGCGAGACCGTTTCTGCTGGTCAATATCGGCCTGGCCGTCACAGCTCTTCTTGTCGGTGGCGGTGTTGCATGGTGGAGCGGCAAGAAGGTGGCGATGACGGCGATGCCGCAGATGGTCGCCCTCTATAACGGCATGGGTGGCGGCGCTGCCGCCGCGATTGCCGCGGTCGAGCTGTTCGGAAACAAGGCCGGTGGTGTTACCCAGCTTGTCGTGACCTTGATCGGCGCGTTAATCGGCGCGGTCTCGCTTTCCGGCTCACTGATTGCATGGGCCAAGCTTGATGGAGTGATCTCGAAGCCGTTTCGGATTCGGGGGCAGCAGGTCTTCAATGCACTGGTCGCGTCGGCCACGGTAGGAATCGGCGGATACATCGTTTGTGTCATGCAAGGCGTCATTACATCGCCGGTCGCGACGCCCGATCTGATCTACCTGTTCTTTGGCTTTGCGCTGCTATTCGGTGTTCTGATGACGCTGCCGATCGGTGGCGCCGATATGCCGGTGGTGATCTCGATCTACAATGCGTTCACCGGCCTTGCGGTCGGCCTCGAGGGGTTTGTGTTGCAAAACCCGGCGCTGATGATTGCGGGCATGGTGGTCGGCGCCGCTGGTATGCTTCTGACTCTGTTGATGGCGAAGGCCATGAACCGCTCGATCAGCAACATCCTGTTCACAAACTTCGGTGCTGCCGTCAAGCACAAGCAAGGTGACATCAAGGGTAGCCTTAAGCCGGTCGAGGCCGGCGACGCAGGTATCTTCATGCGTTATGCGAGCTCGGTCATCATCGTGCCGGGTTACGGGCTCGCGGTCGCCCAGGGACAGCAGAAGCTCTACGAGTTCGTAAAGTTGCTGCAGGCGGCGGGTGTTTCGGTGAAGTTCGCCGTCCATCCGGTGGCGGGACGTATGCCTGGTCAGATGGATGTTCTGTTGGCTGAGGCGGGGGTCCCCTACGACCTCATTTTTCAGCTTGAAGACATCAACGATGAATTCGCCAATAGCGACGTCGCACTCGTGATCGGCGCCAATGACGTCGTGAATCCGGCCGCGCGCACCGACAAATCCTCGCCGATCTACGGCATGCCGATTCTTAACGCCGACAAAGCCAAGAAAGTCTATGTCGTGAAGCGTGGCCAGGGCAAAGGCTATGCGGACATCGTCAATGCGCTGTTCTACGGCGACAATTGCGACATGGTCTACGGTGATGCCGCTGCTGTGCTGACCAAGATGATCGAGGCAGTCCGCGCCTTGGGCACGAAAGCCGCCGCCTAA